The proteins below come from a single Pleuronectes platessa chromosome 1, fPlePla1.1, whole genome shotgun sequence genomic window:
- the LOC128439881 gene encoding coiled-coil domain-containing protein 81, which yields MTDVLRLLSQADRKDLPTLSLLSDNDIDSIWADVSTYIERQMTLQKGVQLAGLGTFTFSQQRLDLGNRSTVIQRPIFILAGKLLQSLGLKQTRPLAAATHLPVVQLNFAAMSQETPFSRDVVEGCVRETLLFLFRALASERNVLVTFQGIGVLSFTNNKVRMKFNRYFINAMDGTGRMLIAFNKRTGSSVSLLSGGVSRLQRPQTVNPITLPTVCSPQPPHKDTDTDGWCMSPAPDQRNAGDVPQQRDSKPHPTLQPAKMKAINLFEEVNPKPPTEATSVKPVTFISPPEGAPTKLEEPCVRARCSGHTRAGQELCYLCMQRARRNVPVYLREQQQAEEKARDKLLLLKEQQRDKQRMEEEQEKLCEHREHAKQVATYNLHMSEKKEKTGPLYPTSFIFPARPLTPVKRIQQHRYMKDLQSQVETRQEREAQDQQSRLILEHLDQVQLVQEIAVRKAQQLQQKHEKTKHYKRALDTQVEDKKPTEPPECQTDNSGFNRCETAARHTESRDRAQKLFQVNFSTATQRKKEELHSRQAQLEKERQMLKSSKAELILDRINRFEKRQHLSKSLEDEWSRSVKLKHRREEEEKRFLRSAGQLLVDKLAQYQRCCQCKRRTTNLGETNIWKDSYYLSGSQYMI from the exons ATGACTGACGTGCTGAGGCTGCTGTCCCAGGCGGACAGGAAGGATTTACCcactctctccctgctctctgatAATG ATATTGACAGTATTTGGGCTGATGTATCCACTTACATTGAACGACAGATGACATTACAGAAG GGGGTCCAGCTGGCAGGATTGGGGACGTTCACCTTCTCTCAGCAGAGGCTGGATCTTGGGAACAGGTCCACCGTGATCCAACGACCCATCTTCATCCTGGCAGGGAAACTGCTCCAGTCTCTGGGTTTAAAGCAGACCAGGCCATTGGCTGCAG CGACACACCTGCCAGTGGTGCAGCTAAACTTTGCAGCCATGTCCCAGGAGACTCCCTTCAGTCGAGACGTGGTGGAGGGCTGCGTGAGAGAAACTCTTCTGTTCCTCTTCAGAGCTTTGGCCTCTGAACGAAACGTGTTGGTCACGTTCCAGGGGATTGGAGTTCTGTCCTTCACAAACAACAAG GTCCGGATGAAGTTCAACAGATATTTTATTAATGCCATGGATGGAACTGGTAGGATGCTGATAGCTTTTAACAAA AGAACTGGCAGCAGTGTCTCTTTACTGTCTGGTGGCGTGTCCAGGCTGCAGAGGCCACAGACTGTCAACCCCATCACCCTGCCAACCGTCTGCTCCCCTCAGCCCccccacaaagacacagacacagatggaTGGTGCATGTCACCAGCTCCAGACCAGAGGAATGCAGGAG ACGTCCCCCAACAGAGAGACTCTAAACCGCATCCGACACTGCAACCTGCCAAGATGAAAGCTATCAATCTTTTTGAGGAAGTGAATCCAAAACCCCCAACGGAGGCCACCTCGGTCAA GCCTGTCACCTTCATCTCCCCACCAGAGGGCGCTCCCACCAAACTGGAGGAACCTTGTGTGAGAGCTAGATGCTCTGGCCACACTCGAGCTGGACAG GAGCTGTGCTATCTGTGCATGCAGCGGGCCCGGAGAAATGTCCCGGTGTACCTGAGGGAGCAGCAACAGGCCGAGGAGAAAGCTCGGGACAAACTCCTCCTACTGAAAGAACAACAGAGGGACAAGCAGCGCATGGAGGAAGAACAG GAAAAGCTGTGTGAGCATCGTGAGCATGCAAAGCAGGTCGCTACATATAACCTGCACAtgtcagagaagaaagagaagacggGTCCTCTGTACCCT ACTTCCTTCATCTTCCCGGCTCGGCCGCTCACTCCCGTCAAACGGATTCAGCAGCACCGTTACATGAAAGATCTCCAGAGCCAGGTCGAGACCCGGCAGGAGCGCGAGGCTCAGGACCAGCAGAGCCGACTTATACTGGAGCACCTAGACCAGGTCCAGCTGGTGCAGGA GATAGCTGTGCGGAAGgctcagcagctccagcagaaaCACGAGAAGACGAAGCATTACAAGAGAGCTCTGGACACTCAG GTGGAGGATAAGAAGCCCACAGAGCCTCCAGAGTGCCAGACTGACAACTCCGGCTTCAACCGCTGTGAGACGGCAGCCAGGCACACAGAGAGCCGAGACAGGGCGCAGAAG CTCTTTCAGGTAAATTTCAGTACAGCCACtcagaggaaaaaagaagaactGCACAGCCGCCAGGCCCAgctggagaaagaaagacaaatgctCAAAAGCAGCAAAGCGGA GCTAATCCTGGACCGCATTAATCGCTTTGAGAAGAGGCAGCACCTCAGCAAGTCACTAGAGGACGAGTGGAGTCGCAGCGTGAAACTCAAACacagacgagaggaagaggagaagcgcTTCCTCAG GTCTGCTGGTCAGCTGCTGGTAGATAAGCTGGCACAGTACCAGCGCTGCTGCCAGTGTAAGAGGAGGACCACTAACTTGGGAGAGACGAACATCTGGAAGGACTCCTATTACCTCTCTGGCTCACAGTACATGATCTGA